The nucleotide sequence AACCAATGAATAAAGTGAAGAATGAAATTATACAATATAATTCTGAAAAAAAATTAATTAAAAGCACACCAAAATATGCACCTGCCGGACAAAGCACCCAGATGATAGTTGGAGCCTCTGGAGAAAGCGACCGGGAAATTATGCTTTCGGCAAATTATTATTATAAAAATTACAATATGAAACGGGTGTATTACTCGGGCTATGTCCCAATAAGTAATGATCCCAGATTACCATCCCTTGGCTCTCAAGTACCCATGCTAAGAGAAAACCGCCTTTATCAAACCGACTGGCTCATGCGTTTCTATGGTTTTGATGTAAACGAATTATTAAACCAGCAATTTCCAAATTTAGATGTAGAGGTAGATCCCAAACTAAGCTGGGCTCTAAGAAATCAGCATCAGTTTCCCGTAGATGTAAATAGCGCCGAAAAAGAAATGCTTTTAAGAATTCCGGGGGTTGGTTTAAAATCTGCTCATAAAATAGTCCAGGCCAGAAGGTTTAGAAAACTCAATTTTGATCATCTAAAAGCAATAGGCGTGGCTTTAAACCGTGCTCGCTATTTTATTATTTGTGACTCCCGAGGTTGGGAAACGCGAGATCTGGCTCCGTCAAAAATAAAATCTTTAATTCTTCGGAATTCGGTTGGAAAATTTAGGAAAGAATACAGCAGTCAACTAAGTTTATTTTAGAATGGAACCATCTACCTGTCTTATTTATGATGGCACCTTCCATGGCTTACTTACCTGCGTTTATACCGCATTTGAAGAAAAATTAGTGGTTAATAATATTCTCCCGCCGGGCACACCTCAAACGGACATGTTTGCCGAAAATATGGAGGTTTTTACCGATGAAGCTAAAGCTAAACGGGTTTGGCAGGGATTTCAAAAATATGCAACTCCACGGGGACAAAATGCGATCTATTACGCCTACCTGAGTGAACTTCCTAAGATTGAACTCGATATTTTAAGGTATTTTCAGCATACCTTTAAATTTAAAACAAGTGTTGACGGTGATTTAGCGAATAATCATATATTAAATATTGCGCAAACTGCTAAAAAAGTGGCAAGAGAAAAGCATAGAATGGAAGCATTTGTAAGGTTTCAACTTACTAAAGACAATATCTATTTTTCTAATATTGAACCAGATTTTAATGTACTTCCAATAATCGAGAAGCATTTTACGTCTCGTTATAGCGATCAACAATGGATTATTTATGATCTAAAACGAAAGTTTGGGTTATATTACGACCTACAGGAAACGAGAGTAATTCATATCGATTTTTCCAAAAACTTATCCTCACTAGAAGAAAAAGAGCATTTATTTGATGCTTCAGAAATTGAATTTCAGCAATTATGGAAGAAATATTTCGAGGCCACCACCATCAAATCCCGCATAAACACAAGGCTTCACCACCAACATGTACCCAAGCGATATTGGAAATATTTGAGTGAAAAGAATCCCTTGCATAATTAAAAAATAGTTTAAATTTGCTACTTCAACTAATTAAACATATTCTAAAATGAAAAAATTATTTTTACTTTTTGCTGTTGCAACAATGTCTCTTTCTATCTACTCTTGTAGAGAAACTACTGAAGAAAAAACTGAAGACGCTATGGAGTCTGCAGGTGAAGATATAGAAAACGCAGCTGAAGAAGCAGGAAACGAAATGGAAGAAGCTGGAAACGAAATGGAAGCTGAAGCCGAAGAAACTGAAGCTGAAATGGAAGAAGAAATGAACGAAGACGATAATATGTAATCGTTTCATTTTTGAAAAATTCCAAAAGCTGCTTTCTTCACGGGAAGCAGCTTTTTTAATTAAAATTAAAATGTAAATATGAAGAAGTCAGTTTTAATATTAGGTGCCATTTTCGCCCTAAGCTTATATTCATGCCGCGAAACCACTCAGGAAAAAACGGAAGATGCTGTAGAAGCCATTGGCGAAGACATTGAAGACAATGTAAATAAAGCCGGAGACAAAGTTAAAGAAGGGGCTGAAAAAGTAGAGAAAGGTGCCGAAAAGATAGAAAAAGAGATCGATGAAGAGATTCACGAAGACGATCATTAATCGGTAACAGGATAATACATAAAGCTGTTTTGGTAAGTAACTCCCGAACAGCTTTATTTTTTACGCTCTATCACGTAATTTACCATAAGCTCTAAAGAATCACGATAAGCTGAGGCAGGATATTCTTCCAAAATCACTAAAGCTTCCTGCTGAAATTCTTCCATACGCTTTACGGAATAATCGAGGCCTCCTTTATCTTTCACAAACTGGATCACCTCATTCACCCGCTTCTTATTCTTGTTGTGATTTTTAACCGAATTAATCACCCAGTCTTTCTCTTTCTTAGTTGAATTATTTAAAGCATAGATCAGCGGCAAAGTCATTTTTTGCTCTTTAATATCTATGCCCGTAGGTTTTCCTATTTTTTCATCACCGTAATCAAAAAGATCATCTTTTATCTGAAAGGCCATCCCTATTAACTCCCCAAATTTCCGCATTTTTTCAACCGCATCAGAATCTGGTTTCACTGAAGCAGCACCCAGACTGCAGCAAGCTGCAATAAGCGTAGCAGTTTTTTGGCGAATAATATCGTAATAAACTTCCTCAGTAATATCCAGTCTTCTGGCTTTTTCAATTTGCAGCAGTTCACCTTCGCTCATCTCTCTTACAGCAACCGAGATAATCTTTAATAGATCGAAATCATTGTTATCTATAGAAAGTAGCAAGCCTTTAGAAAGTAAATAATCTCCAACCAGAACAGCAATTTTATTTTTCCACAAAGCATTAATGCTGAAGAATCCACGGCGGCGGTTAGAGTCATCTACCACATCATCATGAACTAAAGTAGCGGTATGTATAAGTTCTATAACTGAAGCTCCCCGATAAGTACGCTCGTTCACATTGCCTTCAGAAACCATTTTGGCGACCAGGAACACAAACATAGGCCGCATTTGCTTTCCTTTGCGGTTAACAATGTAATGAGTGATCCTGTTAAGAAGGGCAACCTTAGAAGACATGGCTTCCAGGAACTTTCTTTCAAAAAGTTCCATTTCTTTCTCGACCGGAAGTTTTATTTGGGAAATTACTTTCATTAAGCCACCAAAGATAATTATTTATAGAGAATATTCAGTGGTGGTTTTTCTTTCAAAATCAAGAATATTAGGCAGGTTTGAAAGATTCTAAGAATTATTTTAAAATTTAGGGCCTGCTGAACCAATTTCAGTGCTCCAGCAGGCTTTTAAGCCGATTTATTCGCTAATTGTCCACAGGCAGCATCGATGTCTTTTCCGCGAGAACGTCTTACCGTTACTGTAATCCCATTACGCTCTAAAATTTGATGATACATATCTGTAGCTTTTGAGGAAGCTTGCTGGAAGTTCCCATCATCGATAGGGTTATATTCAATTAAATTCACTTTACAAGGTACATAATTACAAAAACGCACCAGAGCTTCAGCATCTTTACGGGTATCGTTAATATCTTTCCAAACAATGTACTCGTAAGTAATTCGACTTTTTGTTTTAGAATACCAGTATTCTAAAGATTCTCTTAGATCATCTAAAGGAAAAGTTTCATTAAAAGGCATTATTTGAGTCCTAACCTCATCGGTTGCGGCGTGAAGAGAAACGGCAAGTTTTATTTTAGCTTCGTCATCAGCCAGTTTTTTAATCATTTTAGGCACTCCAGAGGTAGAAATAGTAATACGCTTGGGAGACATTCCCAAACCTTCGGGAGAAGTGATCTTTTCAACCGCTTTCATTACGTTCTTATAATTCATAAGCGGCTCGCCCATTCCCATAAAAACAATATTACTCAAAGGCCTGTCAAAATACAAGCGACTTTCATTGTCTATAGCCACTACCTGATCGTAAATTTCATCTGGATTAAGGTTTCGCATTCTTTTTAGGCGGGCGGTTGCGCAAAACTGGCAATCTAAACTACAACCTACCTGCGAAGAAACACAAGCCGTAGTTCTGGTAGCCGTAGGAATTAAAACCGACTCCACAGTAAGTTGATCGTGTAGCTTCACGGCATTTTTAATGGTACCGTCGCTACTACGCTGCATCCGGTCTACACGAATATGGTTTATCACAAAATTCTCGTCTAGCATTTCACGGGTAGCTTTAGAGATATTGGTCATCGCCTCAAAACTGTGTGCTCCCTTATTCCAAAGCCATTCATAAACCTGACTTCCGCGGAAAGATTTATCGCCATTTGCTACAAAAAATTCCTGCAGTTGTGCTTTGGTAAGTGCCCGTATGTCTTTCTTCTTATTTTTCACGATGCAAAAGTACTAAGAATTAAAGGATTTTTAAGTTAAGCCTAAGCTAAGTGTTTTAATTTCTGACTTTAAGCTAAACAAAAAGCCACAACTTAATTTTATAAGCTGTGGCTTTTTAATATAATTTCTTTTTAGAAACTAGATAATCAACATCGCATCTCCATAAGTATAGAAACGATATTTCTCTTTTACCGCTTCCTCATAAGCACGCTTCATAAAATCGTGACCAGCGAAGGCCGAGATCATCATAAGCAGTGTAGATTTTGGCGTATGGAAGTTGGTGATCATGCAGTTCGCTATACTAAAATCGTAAGGAGGAAAAATAAATTTATTAGTCCAACCACTAAATTCATTTAAAGTATGGTTTGAAGAAACTGCACTTTCCATAACACGCATTACCGTGGTACCTACTGCACAAACTTTCCTGTTTTCGAGTTTCGCTTTGTTTATAGTTTCAGTAGCTTTCTTTTCAATAAAAGCCTCTTCGCTATCCATTTTATGTTTGCTAAGATCTTCTACCTCAACTGGGCTAAAAGTTCCTAAACCAACGTGTAAAGTAACTTCAGCAAAATCTACTCCTTTAATTTCCAATCGCTTTAAAAGATGTTTTGAAAAGTGAAGTCCCGCAGTTGGTGCTGCCACAGCTCCTTCTTCTTTAGCGTAAATAGTTTGGTAACGCTCCTGGTCTTCAGGCTGTACGTCACGCTTTATATATTTTGGAAGTGGAGTTTCCCCAAGTTCCTTTAATTTCTTTCTGAAATCTTCATAAGAACCATCGTAAAGAAAACGAAGCGTTCTTCCGCGAGATGTAGTGTTATCTATAACCTCAGCCACTAAACTTTCGTCATCCCCAAAGTAAAGTTTATTCCCGATTCTAATTTTTCTTGCAGGATCTACAAGTACATCCCAAAGTTTGGTTTCAGGATTTAATTCTCTTAATAGGAATACTTCAATCCGTGCACCGGTTTTCTCTTTATTTCCATATAAACGAGCAGGAAAAACCTTGGTATTGTTCAATACCATAACATCTTCTGGCTCGAAGTAATCTAGAATATCTTTAAATTGTTTGTGCTCAATTGTTTGTTCTTTTCGGTTAAGAACCATAAGCCTTGCTTCATCCCTGTTCTCTGAAGGATACTCGGCCAAAAGTTCATCCGGAAGTTCAAAATTGAAGTGTGAAAGTTTCATTCCCATAATTGAATTTTTAGAAGCGGCAAATATACAATCTCAATATAGGGGTTGTCAAGTATTTAACGGTTTATTTAAAAAATGCTTTTAAATTAAGGTTTTTCAACTTCGAAATTGAGTTTTTGAAAATCTTCCCAAAACCCTGGATAAGATTTGGAAACTACGTCGGCATCTTTAATTTCAAAAGGAACTTTTAGACCTAAAGGAGCAAAGGCCATCGCCATACGATGATCGTTATAAGTAGCTACCGAAACATTCTTTGAAAAATTTTCCTGTGGAAAAAGTTCCAAACTATCCTGAGTAACCTCTACTCTACTACCAAATTTTTCAATTTCGGTTTTTAGAGCTACCAGCCTATCGGTTTCCTTAATTTTCAAGGTATGCAAGCCGGTTAAATAACAAGGTACGTTCAAAGCTAAACAGGTTACCGCTATAGTTTGCGCGATATCTGGTGAGTTTTGAAGGTTTTCCTCTATTCTTTTTGGTTTGCTGCCAGGACGTTTTTCCAATAAAACATAGTCTTCTCTATATGTAGTGGATACGCCAAATTGTTTATAGATCTCTGCAAGACAAGAATCTCCCTGCAAACTGGTTTTTCTGTAAGTGCTTAATTTAAGTTCAGCAGATTCACTAATTGCAGCCAAACTATAATAATACGAAGCAGAGCTCCAATCTGATTCTACTGCCAAAGTTTGTTCTACTAATTGTTCTGCCGGTTCAACCTTAATGGTATTCCCTTTAAAAGCTCCGGTTATACCGGCTCTTTGCAGTATCTCTAAGGTCATCTTAATATAAGGTGTAGAAGTTATCTTACCTTCTAAATTAATTTCCAGCCCATTGGGTAAAGAAGGCGCAATAAGCATTAGTGCTGAAATATACTGGCTGCTAATATTGGCTTCCAGGCTTACCGTTTTAGCTTCTAATTTCTTCCCTCTAATTCTAATTGGCGGATAACCTTCGTTCTTTTCATAAGAAATATCGGCTCCCATTTTTTTAAGCGCATCTACCAATAATTTAACCGGCCGCTCCGTCATTCGTTTACTTCCGGTTAGAACCACTTCTCTTCCTTCTAAAGCAGAAAAATAAGCAGTTAAAAAGCGCATTGCGGTACCTGCGTGATGAATATCTATTAATTCATCTTCACTCTCCAGGGCCTTTTGCAAATAGTGTGAATCATCACTATTAGAAAGGTTGCTGATCTTTAAACCAGGGTATAAAGCCTGTAGAATTAACAACCGGTTCGACTCACTTTTTGAGCCGGTAATTTTAATATTTCCGGAGAGATGCTTTTTGGTATTTGAGATCTTTAAATTCATTATCTGCCTGTATTAATTTTCAGCATCTTTCTTATTTTTTCCTCTAAATTGTCCGAACGAGATTATAAAACCATAAGCAAAGGCAGCAAGGAACTGGCCTATAAGAAAGCGAAATAATTTACCGTCTTCTGTACGTTCGGTAAAATAGGCTTCAAAATGAAATCCGCCGTATTCAAACAGCACACTTACAATATCATAAACAATAAGGAAGCCTATCCCAAGCAATAAAACCGATTTCCAGAAGGCTCTTTTCGAAATCATTTCTTTGAACTTCATTATTTTAACTTTTCGTTATTATGATGCCTGTCGTGATCTCTTTTTGTTTTTATATCCAGTTTTTTATCGAAAGCTTTCTGGAGGTTAACCCCGGTTTGATTGGCTAGACAAAGCACTACAAACATCACATCTGCCAGTTCTTCTCCTAAATCTTTTTCTTTGTCTGATTCCTTTTCACTTTGCTCTCCATAACGGCGTGCTATAATTCGGGCAACTTCGCCTACTTCTTCGGTAAGTTGCGCCATATTGGTAAGCTCATTGAAATATCGAACTCCGTGTTCATTTATCCAGTCGTCTACAGCTTTTTGAGCGTTTTTTATGTTCATTTTTATTCCCTTTGTTTTGAATCTACAATTATCGTTACCGGGCCATCATTAATCAGCT is from Salegentibacter mishustinae and encodes:
- a CDS encoding putative DNA modification/repair radical SAM protein, encoding MMFERIKEKLEILADAAKYDVSCSSSGSKRRNKNKGLGNSDGMGICHSYTQDGRCVSLLKILLTNHCIFDCAYCVTRRSNDIKRAAFKVQEVVDLTINFYRRNYIEGLFLSSGIFKDADFTMERLIRVAKKLRLEENFNGYIHLKSIPGASDELMREAGLYADRLSVNIEIPTISGLKKLAPEKNHSDFIKPMNKVKNEIIQYNSEKKLIKSTPKYAPAGQSTQMIVGASGESDREIMLSANYYYKNYNMKRVYYSGYVPISNDPRLPSLGSQVPMLRENRLYQTDWLMRFYGFDVNELLNQQFPNLDVEVDPKLSWALRNQHQFPVDVNSAEKEMLLRIPGVGLKSAHKIVQARRFRKLNFDHLKAIGVALNRARYFIICDSRGWETRDLAPSKIKSLILRNSVGKFRKEYSSQLSLF
- a CDS encoding TIGR03915 family putative DNA repair protein, which translates into the protein MEPSTCLIYDGTFHGLLTCVYTAFEEKLVVNNILPPGTPQTDMFAENMEVFTDEAKAKRVWQGFQKYATPRGQNAIYYAYLSELPKIELDILRYFQHTFKFKTSVDGDLANNHILNIAQTAKKVAREKHRMEAFVRFQLTKDNIYFSNIEPDFNVLPIIEKHFTSRYSDQQWIIYDLKRKFGLYYDLQETRVIHIDFSKNLSSLEEKEHLFDASEIEFQQLWKKYFEATTIKSRINTRLHHQHVPKRYWKYLSEKNPLHN
- a CDS encoding polyprenyl synthetase family protein; this translates as MKVISQIKLPVEKEMELFERKFLEAMSSKVALLNRITHYIVNRKGKQMRPMFVFLVAKMVSEGNVNERTYRGASVIELIHTATLVHDDVVDDSNRRRGFFSINALWKNKIAVLVGDYLLSKGLLLSIDNNDFDLLKIISVAVREMSEGELLQIEKARRLDITEEVYYDIIRQKTATLIAACCSLGAASVKPDSDAVEKMRKFGELIGMAFQIKDDLFDYGDEKIGKPTGIDIKEQKMTLPLIYALNNSTKKEKDWVINSVKNHNKNKKRVNEVIQFVKDKGGLDYSVKRMEEFQQEALVILEEYPASAYRDSLELMVNYVIERKK
- the rlmN gene encoding 23S rRNA (adenine(2503)-C(2))-methyltransferase RlmN, translating into MKNKKKDIRALTKAQLQEFFVANGDKSFRGSQVYEWLWNKGAHSFEAMTNISKATREMLDENFVINHIRVDRMQRSSDGTIKNAVKLHDQLTVESVLIPTATRTTACVSSQVGCSLDCQFCATARLKRMRNLNPDEIYDQVVAIDNESRLYFDRPLSNIVFMGMGEPLMNYKNVMKAVEKITSPEGLGMSPKRITISTSGVPKMIKKLADDEAKIKLAVSLHAATDEVRTQIMPFNETFPLDDLRESLEYWYSKTKSRITYEYIVWKDINDTRKDAEALVRFCNYVPCKVNLIEYNPIDDGNFQQASSKATDMYHQILERNGITVTVRRSRGKDIDAACGQLANKSA
- the queA gene encoding tRNA preQ1(34) S-adenosylmethionine ribosyltransferase-isomerase QueA, translating into MGMKLSHFNFELPDELLAEYPSENRDEARLMVLNRKEQTIEHKQFKDILDYFEPEDVMVLNNTKVFPARLYGNKEKTGARIEVFLLRELNPETKLWDVLVDPARKIRIGNKLYFGDDESLVAEVIDNTTSRGRTLRFLYDGSYEDFRKKLKELGETPLPKYIKRDVQPEDQERYQTIYAKEEGAVAAPTAGLHFSKHLLKRLEIKGVDFAEVTLHVGLGTFSPVEVEDLSKHKMDSEEAFIEKKATETINKAKLENRKVCAVGTTVMRVMESAVSSNHTLNEFSGWTNKFIFPPYDFSIANCMITNFHTPKSTLLMMISAFAGHDFMKRAYEEAVKEKYRFYTYGDAMLII
- the aroA gene encoding 3-phosphoshikimate 1-carboxyvinyltransferase, coding for MNLKISNTKKHLSGNIKITGSKSESNRLLILQALYPGLKISNLSNSDDSHYLQKALESEDELIDIHHAGTAMRFLTAYFSALEGREVVLTGSKRMTERPVKLLVDALKKMGADISYEKNEGYPPIRIRGKKLEAKTVSLEANISSQYISALMLIAPSLPNGLEINLEGKITSTPYIKMTLEILQRAGITGAFKGNTIKVEPAEQLVEQTLAVESDWSSASYYYSLAAISESAELKLSTYRKTSLQGDSCLAEIYKQFGVSTTYREDYVLLEKRPGSKPKRIEENLQNSPDIAQTIAVTCLALNVPCYLTGLHTLKIKETDRLVALKTEIEKFGSRVEVTQDSLELFPQENFSKNVSVATYNDHRMAMAFAPLGLKVPFEIKDADVVSKSYPGFWEDFQKLNFEVEKP
- a CDS encoding nucleotide pyrophosphohydrolase — translated: MNIKNAQKAVDDWINEHGVRYFNELTNMAQLTEEVGEVARIIARRYGEQSEKESDKEKDLGEELADVMFVVLCLANQTGVNLQKAFDKKLDIKTKRDHDRHHNNEKLK